One segment of Verrucomicrobiota bacterium DNA contains the following:
- a CDS encoding MotA/TolQ/ExbB proton channel family protein — protein MSTIIHLKIGEDTEKLAEMTGPGRSTLARLVRVSLEHLPWSRSENVEAVQTQARTEVIRMEKGLVVLEIVTGIGPLLGLLGTVSALITIFGNIGDVGLGDQGMAIARGISEALNTTVAGLVVAIPSLIAHSYYSRKIESMMMEMESLTMDLIAKFYLNPEGEE, from the coding sequence ATGTCCACAATAATTCACCTCAAAATTGGTGAGGACACTGAAAAACTGGCTGAAATGACAGGTCCAGGACGCTCTACACTTGCTAGGCTCGTGCGCGTCTCGCTAGAGCATTTGCCATGGAGCCGCTCCGAAAATGTTGAAGCCGTTCAAACTCAAGCCCGCACCGAGGTTATTCGCATGGAAAAAGGCTTAGTAGTCTTAGAAATTGTTACTGGCATTGGGCCTCTACTTGGTCTATTGGGCACAGTGTCAGCATTGATCACCATATTTGGGAACATTGGCGATGTAGGACTGGGAGATCAGGGTATGGCCATTGCACGTGGTATTTCTGAAGCACTCAATACGACGGTTGCTGGACTCGTTGTCGCAATTCCCTCACTTATTGCTCATAGCTACTATTCACGAAAGATTGAATCTATGATGATGGAGATGGAAAGTCTAACCATGGACCTCATTGCTAAATTTTATCTCAACCCCGAGGGTGAAGAATAA
- a CDS encoding biopolymer transporter ExbD has product MEFYRKRKKPLTIQIVSLIDILSILIIFFIVTTTFKVEQPEVEIELPDSSTAQAESANKTTPKIIYVTKEKEIYAGDKKIELSELTRYLIDQKSSNDKIEFALKVDKNIPFELFVKINDAFLEADIKDLSFYTDKSEIEK; this is encoded by the coding sequence ATGGAATTTTATCGCAAACGCAAAAAGCCTCTGACTATTCAAATAGTTAGTCTAATAGACATCCTTTCTATTCTCATTATCTTTTTTATCGTCACCACAACTTTTAAAGTAGAACAACCGGAAGTGGAAATAGAACTTCCAGATTCTTCTACAGCTCAGGCCGAATCTGCGAATAAAACAACTCCTAAAATTATTTATGTGACGAAAGAAAAAGAAATATACGCTGGAGATAAAAAGATCGAACTATCTGAGCTAACTCGGTATTTGATAGATCAAAAAAGCAGTAACGACAAAATCGAATTCGCACTCAAAGTTGATAAAAATATCCCTTTCGAGCTCTTTGTAAAAATCAACGATGCTTTCTTAGAAGCAGATATTAAGGACTTGTCCTTTTATACTGATAAATCTGAAATAGAGAAATAA